From Vitis vinifera cultivar Pinot Noir 40024 chromosome 5, ASM3070453v1, the proteins below share one genomic window:
- the LOC100266544 gene encoding pentatricopeptide repeat-containing protein At3g22690, with product MASSLCLSPLLSATQIKEADPMTKDSCLNESLRCCKTLNQLKQLHCQITKNGLDQIPSTLTKLVNAGAEIASPESLDYARKAFELFKEDVRSDDALFMLNSLIRGYSSAGLGREAILLYVRMLVLGVTPNHYTFPFVLSGCTKIAAFCEGIQVHGSVVKMGLEEDVFIQNCLIHFYAECGHMDHGHKVFEGMSERNVVSWTSLICGYARGDRPKEAVSLFFEMVEAGIRPSSVTMVCVISACAKLRDLDMGERVCAYIGELGLKLNKVMVNALVDMYMKCGAIDAAKRLFDECVDRNLVLYNTILSNYARQGLAREALAILDEMLQQGPRPDRVTMLSAISASAQLVDLFYGKVCHGYVIRNGLEGWDSIGNVIIDMYMKCGKPEMACRVFDLMSNKTVVSWNSLTAGFIRNGDVESAWEVFNQIPERNAVFWNTMISGLVQKSLFEDAIELFREMQGEGIKADRVTMMGIASACGYLGAPELAKWVHTYIEKNGIPCDMRLNTALVDMFARCGDPQSAMQVFNKMTERDVSAWTAAIGTMAMEGNGEGATGLFNQMLIQGVKPDVVLFVQVLTACSHGGQVEQGLHIFSLMEDHGISPQIEHYGCMVDLLGRAGLLREAFDLIKSMPMEPNDVVWGSLLAACRVHKNVEMATYAAERINELAPQRAGVHVLLSNIYASAGKWTDVARVRLNLREKGVRKVPGSSSVQVNGVIHEFTSGDESHPEMTHIALMLQEMNCRFSDAGHIPDLSNVLLDVDEQEKEYLLSRHSEKLAIAFGLIATGRSMPIRVVKNLRMCSDCHSFAKMASIIYNREIIVRDNNRFHFFRQGLCSCCDYW from the coding sequence ATGGCTTCCAGCCTTTGCCTCTCTCCTCTGCTCTCCGCCACCCAAATCAAAGAGGCCGACCCCATGACCAAAGACAGTTGTTTGAATGAATCACTTCGATGTTGCAAAACCTTGAACCAACTCAAGCAGTTACACTGTCAAATTACTAAGAACGGTCTTGATCAGATCCCTTCTACTCTAACCAAGCTGGTCAACGCTGGCGCAGAAATTGCCTCGCCGGAAAGCTTAGACTACGCTCGAAAGGCCTTTGAGCTCTTCAAAGAAGATGTAAGAAGCGATGATGCGCTTTTCATGCTTAACTCTTTGATCAGAGGTTACTCTTCTGCTGGTCTTGGCCGCGAAGCTATCTTGCTTTATGTTCGGATGTTGGTCCTAGGCGTTACACCTAATCACTATACCTTTCCATTTGTTTTGAGTGGGTGCACAAAGATCGCAGCCTTCTGTGAGGGGATTCAAGTTCATGGGTCGGTTGTCAAGATGGGTTTAGAGGAAGATGTGTTTATACAGAACTGTTTGATTCATTTCTATGCTGAATGTGGACACATGGATCATGGGCACAAAGTGTTTGAGGGAATGTCTGAAAGAAATGTTGTTTCGTGGACTAGTTTGATTTGTGGTTACGCTCGTGGGGATCGTCCAAAAGAGGccgtttctttgttttttgaaatgGTGGAGGCGGGTATTAGACCTAGTTCGGTTACCATGGTGTGTGTGATCTCTGCATGTGCCAAGTTGCGGGATCTTGACATGGGCGAGAGAGTGTGTGCTTATATCGGTGAGTTGGGGCTGAAGCTCAATAAAGTCATGGTGAATGCGCTCGTCGACATGTACATGAAATGCGGTGCAATCGATGCTGCAAAGCGGCTCTTTGATGAATGTGTTGATAGAAATTTGGTCCTTTACAATACGATCTTGTCAAATTATGCGCGCCAGGGGTTGGCGAGAGAGGCGCTTGCCATATTAGATGAAATGCTGCAACAAGGCCCTCGACCCGACAGGGTCACAATGTTATCTGCAATCTCGGCCTCCGCACAGTTAGTTGATCTTTTCTATGGAAAGGTGTGCCATGGTTATGTGATAAGGAACGGGCTAGAAGGTTGGGATAGCATTGGAAATGTGATTATTGACATGTACATGAAGTGTGGGAAACCAGAAATGGCCTGTAGAGTATTTGATCTTATGTCCAACAAGACTGTGGTTTCATGGAATTCACTAACGGCGGGATTTATCAGAAATGGTGATGTGGAATCAGCTTGGGAAGTATTCAATCAAATACCAGAGAGAAATGCTGTGTTTTGGAACACCATGATTAGTGGTTTGGTGCAGAAGAGCTTGTTTGAGGACGCAATTGAACTGTTCCGAGAAATGCAGGGCGAGGGAATAAAAGCAGACAGGGTGACAATGATGGGCATTGCTTCTGCCTGTGGATATTTAGGTGCTCCAGAGCTTGCAAAGTGGGTTCACACTTACATTGAAAAGAATGGAATTCCTTGTGATATGCGGCTCAATACAGCTCTGGTTGATATGTTTGCTAGGTGTGGTGATCCTCAAAGTGCAATGcaagtcttcaataaaatgACTGAAAGAGATGTATCTGCTTGGACTGCAGCCATTGGAACAATGGCCATGGAGGGAAATGGGGAAGGAGCAACTGGACTTTTCAACCAGATGCTTATTCAAGGAGTGAAACCTGATGTGGTACTATTTGTGCAAGTACTGACTGCATGTAGCCATGGTGGGCAAGTGGAACAAGGCTTGCATATTTTCAGTTTGATGGAGGACCATGGAATCTCCCCCCAAATTGAACATTATGGGTGCATGGTTGATTTACTTGGCCGAGCTGGATTACTGAGGGAAGCTTTTGATCTCATAAAGAGCATGCCCATGGAGCCTAATGATGTGGTTTGGGGTTCTCTCTTAGCTGCTTGCCGGGTCCATAAGAATGTTGAAATGGCTACATATGCAGCTGAAAGGATAAATGAATTGGCTCCTCAGAGAGCTGGGGTCCATGTGCTTCTTTCAAACATATATGCTTCTGCTGGGAAATGGACGGACGTTGCAAGAGTGAGACTAAACTTGAGGGAAAAAGGGGTTCGCAAAGTGCCCGGATCAAGCTCGGTACAGGTTAATGGTGTAATACATGAGTTCACCTCTGGGGATGAATCACATCCAGAAATGACCCACATTGCCTTGATGCTACAGGAGATGAACTGCAGATTCTCAGACGCTGGCCATATTCCTGATCTATCCAATGTTTTACTTGATGTTGATGAGCAGGAGAAAGAGTACCTGCTCAGTCGACATAGTGAGAAACTTGCTATTGCATTTGGGCTTATCGCTACAGGCCGAAGCATGCCAATTCGTGTTGTTAAGAATCTGCGCATGTGCTCTGATTGCCACTCCTTTGCCAAAATGGCATCAATAATATATAATCGGGAAATTATTGTTAGAGATAATAATAGGTTTCACTTCTTCCGGCAAGGCTTATGTTCTTGTTGTGATTATTGGTAA